The Lacerta agilis isolate rLacAgi1 chromosome 5, rLacAgi1.pri, whole genome shotgun sequence genome has a segment encoding these proteins:
- the MARCHF5 gene encoding E3 ubiquitin-protein ligase MARCH5 isoform X2, whose protein sequence is MVPWARSAVSQLGVGEKGTKRCGGSSVRSCWVCFATDEDDRTAEWVRPCRCRGSTKWVHQTCLQRWVDEKQRGNSTARVACPQCNAEYLIVFPKLGPVVYVLDLADRLISKACPFAAAGIMVGSIYWTAVTYGAVTVMQVVGHKEGLDVMERADPLFLLIGLPTIPVMLILGKMIRWEDYVLRLWRKYSNKLQILNSIFPAEANPLADHVSATRILCGALVFPTIATIVGKLMFSSVNSNLQRTILGGIAFVAIKGAFKVYFKQQQYLRQAHRKILNYPEQEGA, encoded by the exons atggtGCCTTGGGCGCGCTCTGCGGTATCTCAGCTCGGAGTGGGCGAGAAGGGAACCAAGCGCTGCGGCGGTTCCTCTGTGAG GAGTTGTTGGGTGTGTTTTGCAACTGATGAGGATGACAGAACAGCAGAGTGGGTGAGACCATGCAGGTGTAGAGGCTCTACGAAATGGGTTCACCAAACTTGTCTACAGCGCTGGGTGGATGAAAAACAGAGAGGGAACAGTACAGCTCGTGTTGCCTGTCCTCAGTGCAATGCAGAATACTTAATAGTATTTCCAAAACTAG GTCCAGTTGTTTATGTCTTGGACCTGGCAGATCGCCTTATCTCAAAAGCCTGTCCGTTTGCTGCAGCTGGAATAATGGTGGGCTCTATCTACTGGACAGCTGTCACTTATGGAGCTGTAACAGTGATGCAG GTTGTGGGTCATAAAGAAGGCCTCGATGTCATGGAAAGAGCTGATCCTTTATTCCTTTTAATTGGACTTCCCACCATCCCAGTTATGCTTATATTGGGAAAGATGATTCGCTGGGAAGACTATGTGCTTAGATTGTGGCGAAAATATTCTAACAAACTACAGATTCTGAACAGCATATTTCCAG CTGAGGCCAACCCTCTGGCAGATCACGTCTCTGCTACTCGTATTCTCTGTGGAGCTCTTGTCTTTCCCACTATTGCTACGATAGTTGGCAAGTTGATGTTCAGCAGTGTTAACTCTAATCTTCAGCGAACAATTTTG GGCGGAATTGCTTTTGTTGCTATAAAAGGAGCTTTCAAGGTCTATTTCAAACAGCAGCAATATTTGCGACAAGCTCATCGGAAAATTTTAAACTATCCTGAGCAAGAAGGTGCATAA
- the MARCHF5 gene encoding E3 ubiquitin-protein ligase MARCH5 isoform X1: MVPWARSAVSQLGVGEKGTKRCGGSSVRSCWVCFATDEDDRTAEWVRPCRCRGSTKWVHQTCLQRWVDEKQRGNSTARVACPQCNAEYLIVFPKLGPVVYVLDLADRLISKACPFAAAGIMVGSIYWTAVTYGAVTVMQVVGHKEGLDVMERADPLFLLIGLPTIPVMLILGKMIRWEDYVLRLWRKYSNKLQILNSIFPGIGCPVPRIPAEANPLADHVSATRILCGALVFPTIATIVGKLMFSSVNSNLQRTILGGIAFVAIKGAFKVYFKQQQYLRQAHRKILNYPEQEGA; encoded by the exons atggtGCCTTGGGCGCGCTCTGCGGTATCTCAGCTCGGAGTGGGCGAGAAGGGAACCAAGCGCTGCGGCGGTTCCTCTGTGAG GAGTTGTTGGGTGTGTTTTGCAACTGATGAGGATGACAGAACAGCAGAGTGGGTGAGACCATGCAGGTGTAGAGGCTCTACGAAATGGGTTCACCAAACTTGTCTACAGCGCTGGGTGGATGAAAAACAGAGAGGGAACAGTACAGCTCGTGTTGCCTGTCCTCAGTGCAATGCAGAATACTTAATAGTATTTCCAAAACTAG GTCCAGTTGTTTATGTCTTGGACCTGGCAGATCGCCTTATCTCAAAAGCCTGTCCGTTTGCTGCAGCTGGAATAATGGTGGGCTCTATCTACTGGACAGCTGTCACTTATGGAGCTGTAACAGTGATGCAG GTTGTGGGTCATAAAGAAGGCCTCGATGTCATGGAAAGAGCTGATCCTTTATTCCTTTTAATTGGACTTCCCACCATCCCAGTTATGCTTATATTGGGAAAGATGATTCGCTGGGAAGACTATGTGCTTAGATTGTGGCGAAAATATTCTAACAAACTACAGATTCTGAACAGCATATTTCCAG GGATTGGATGTCCTGTTCCTCGTATTCCAGCTGAGGCCAACCCTCTGGCAGATCACGTCTCTGCTACTCGTATTCTCTGTGGAGCTCTTGTCTTTCCCACTATTGCTACGATAGTTGGCAAGTTGATGTTCAGCAGTGTTAACTCTAATCTTCAGCGAACAATTTTG GGCGGAATTGCTTTTGTTGCTATAAAAGGAGCTTTCAAGGTCTATTTCAAACAGCAGCAATATTTGCGACAAGCTCATCGGAAAATTTTAAACTATCCTGAGCAAGAAGGTGCATAA